One stretch of Aquimarina sp. Aq107 DNA includes these proteins:
- the nirD gene encoding nitrite reductase small subunit NirD — MEEILNKYRTIKLEDVKVWFKAASIDAFPKDGGACVKYKDLQIAVFNFERLNTWYACQNLSPEKNEMVLGRGMIGDHNGIPKVACPLHKKTFSLETGENLNGDLPPIAIYPIKVENDNVFIGFEE, encoded by the coding sequence ATGGAAGAAATTCTAAACAAATACAGAACCATCAAATTAGAAGATGTAAAAGTTTGGTTTAAAGCTGCTTCAATTGACGCTTTCCCAAAAGATGGAGGAGCTTGTGTTAAATATAAAGATTTACAAATTGCAGTATTCAATTTTGAGAGATTAAACACCTGGTATGCTTGCCAAAACTTATCACCCGAAAAAAACGAGATGGTTTTAGGCAGGGGAATGATTGGAGACCATAACGGCATACCTAAAGTTGCTTGTCCTCTTCATAAAAAAACTTTTTCTTTAGAAACTGGGGAAAATCTAAATGGTGATTTACCTCCCATTGCAATCTATCCAATAAAAGTAGAAAATGACAACGTTTTTATTGGCTTCGAAGAATAA
- a CDS encoding DUF4202 domain-containing protein, which yields MPTSQITEAFSIIDASNANDPNKEIVNGASIAKELVYGQRMSQTLDNFTPEASEALQLAARAQHICRWEIPRNSYPMDRVGYLKWREELKKFHAKKASEILEKVGYNQEVIDRVSFLIQKKKLKKDEDTQILEDVICLVFLKFYYSDFYEKHASEKVIDILQKTWKKMSEKGHQAALKISYSEKGLDLIKQAIA from the coding sequence ATGCCAACCTCTCAAATAACCGAAGCATTCTCTATCATTGATGCATCAAATGCAAATGATCCTAATAAAGAAATAGTTAATGGAGCATCTATTGCAAAAGAATTAGTCTATGGACAACGAATGAGTCAAACACTGGATAATTTTACTCCAGAAGCATCAGAAGCGCTTCAATTAGCAGCTAGGGCTCAACATATCTGTAGATGGGAAATCCCTAGAAATAGCTATCCGATGGATCGTGTGGGATATTTAAAATGGCGTGAAGAACTTAAAAAATTTCATGCAAAAAAAGCTTCAGAAATACTTGAAAAAGTAGGTTATAATCAAGAGGTCATAGATCGAGTTTCATTTTTAATTCAAAAAAAGAAACTGAAAAAAGACGAGGATACTCAAATATTAGAAGATGTAATATGCCTTGTCTTTCTAAAGTTTTATTACTCTGATTTTTATGAAAAACACGCTTCAGAAAAAGTCATAGACATTTTACAAAAGACCTGGAAAAAAATGTCTGAAAAAGGGCATCAAGCGGCACTAAAAATATCATATTCAGAAAAAGGATTAGATTTGATTAAGCAAGCCATCGCATAA
- a CDS encoding ATP-binding protein, with the protein MNKLESLDHQTFNRLSKIYIIALGAIALFTIGGQFFIQRYLNSQIDDSKIINISGRQRMLSQKLTKEILLLSYTTDSISKKRYIEELEATIQLWKTSHERLRRYNDSIPKGKNDSTEIKRMFLVLQPYFETIYENSAEILSLVKNDSVNQQILKPYLDNVTFNEPLFLKQMDAIVYRYERDAQEKISSLKKIEYIIFGLIILVLIFEFFLLFRPVALSIKKTISNLLISQKDATNMAANAEKLRKIQNENVQELISLTKALDQTLLYARVNEQGIVKNLGERFAKVLNIDQKIYQKNLAELMKLSELQSNRLLRLISQNKGGVFNEEFEFISSDNKKMWLDVSILNVFKESGTAERLVLCSDISKRKEAQLEIERLNDLEYQQKEELQKSNASLIVEAQEEERKRIAKEIHDSIGQMLTALKFNIESINTNNIEKTNQKIEGLKQLSKDLILGIRTATFNLTPPELKDYGISIALQKMAKELTKLTSKNIILEDKSNTELRFDSLVETNLYRVTQEAVNNAIKYAKSDYILISINSSESILSITIDDNGKGFDLTKIPSKPKNNAEGGMGLFFMKERMNYIDGRIFISSAPGKGTRISLNYNFNK; encoded by the coding sequence TTGAACAAACTGGAATCATTAGATCATCAAACATTTAATCGCCTAAGTAAAATTTACATTATTGCATTAGGAGCGATTGCTCTATTTACTATTGGCGGGCAGTTTTTTATCCAACGATATCTTAACTCTCAAATAGACGATTCTAAAATTATTAATATTTCTGGTAGACAGCGGATGCTTAGTCAGAAACTGACTAAAGAAATTCTATTACTTAGCTATACGACAGATAGCATATCCAAAAAAAGGTATATTGAAGAATTAGAAGCTACCATACAACTTTGGAAAACATCTCACGAGAGATTAAGAAGATATAATGATTCTATACCTAAAGGAAAAAATGATAGTACGGAAATAAAAAGAATGTTTTTGGTTTTACAGCCTTATTTTGAAACCATATATGAGAATAGTGCAGAAATACTTAGTTTGGTTAAAAATGATTCTGTCAACCAACAAATATTAAAACCATATCTGGACAATGTAACTTTTAACGAACCTCTTTTTCTTAAACAAATGGATGCTATTGTTTATAGATACGAAAGAGATGCCCAGGAAAAAATATCAAGCCTTAAAAAAATAGAATATATCATTTTTGGCCTCATCATTTTAGTTTTAATTTTTGAATTTTTCTTATTATTTAGACCGGTAGCATTAAGTATTAAAAAAACAATTTCTAATCTATTAATCTCGCAAAAAGATGCTACTAACATGGCCGCTAATGCCGAGAAGTTAAGAAAAATTCAAAATGAAAATGTCCAAGAACTTATCTCGCTTACTAAAGCATTAGATCAAACGCTATTATATGCAAGAGTTAATGAACAAGGAATTGTAAAAAATCTGGGGGAACGTTTTGCTAAAGTTTTAAATATAGATCAAAAAATTTATCAAAAAAACCTTGCAGAACTTATGAAATTAAGTGAACTGCAGTCCAATAGACTACTTCGACTCATATCACAGAATAAAGGAGGTGTTTTTAATGAAGAATTTGAATTTATTTCTAGTGATAATAAAAAAATGTGGTTAGATGTTTCGATCCTCAATGTTTTTAAAGAATCTGGAACTGCAGAAAGACTAGTTCTTTGTTCCGATATCTCTAAAAGAAAAGAAGCACAACTAGAAATAGAAAGATTAAATGATCTAGAATATCAACAAAAGGAGGAATTACAAAAATCTAATGCTAGTTTGATTGTAGAGGCCCAAGAAGAAGAGAGAAAGAGAATTGCGAAAGAAATACATGATAGTATTGGACAAATGCTTACTGCTTTAAAATTTAATATCGAATCAATAAACACAAATAATATTGAAAAAACGAATCAAAAAATAGAAGGCCTCAAACAACTATCTAAAGATTTAATTCTTGGAATCAGAACAGCAACATTTAACCTTACTCCTCCTGAATTAAAAGACTATGGGATTAGTATTGCCTTACAAAAAATGGCAAAAGAACTCACAAAACTAACGAGTAAAAATATCATTTTAGAAGATAAATCAAATACTGAACTTCGTTTTGATTCTTTGGTTGAAACTAATCTATATCGAGTTACACAAGAAGCTGTTAACAACGCTATCAAATACGCTAAATCAGACTATATCCTAATATCTATTAACAGCTCCGAATCCATATTAAGTATTACTATAGACGATAACGGAAAAGGATTTGATTTAACCAAAATTCCTAGCAAGCCAAAGAATAATGCTGAAGGTGGAATGGGACTGTTTTTTATGAAGGAAAGGATGAATTATATAGATGGAAGAATCTTTATAAGTTCTGCGCCAGGAAAAGGAACAAGAATTAGTCTAAATTACAATTTTAATAAATAA